Part of the Paenibacillus sp. FSL R7-0273 genome is shown below.
CCGGATCCAGGAGACGCGTGAGGCACGCAAGCTGATTCCGCCGATCATGGCGACTGCCGAGGAAAGCGAGCAGATGAAGCTCATCTCCACTCCGCTTATGGATTACGTCAAAACGATGACCCTGAAATTCGTCACCGGCCAGGAGAGCCTGGACAACTACGATAGCTACAAAGCCCAGGTAGAGGCTAACGGCAGCACGCGTTACACGGAGCTGGCGAACGAGATTTTTGCGAAGACTAAGAGTTTGTTGGGGTATTAGGTTGTTGAGATACTAGAGTTGTAGAGTACAGAGTTGTTAGTATACAAATGGTTCTGAAAAGCCAGGCGCTGCTTCCCTTTTGGGGAGGTGGCGCTTGTTTTTTGGTGGGGGGTGTGGGGAGTTGGAGGAGAGGATAGGAGTAAAGGAATGGGGTGTAAAGGAATGGTTAAAGGGGGATGGTAGGGGGAATGGCGCTTAGGTGGCGGGATGTGCGCACTGAGGGCAGTGGGAGTAATAAGAGTAATAAGAGAAGTGGGCGCGGATGGCTAAATGTGCGAGATGAGAGGCAAAAGTGCCCTTGATTCCGGCGTAGGCGGGCAAATGTGCGAAAGGAGAGGCAAAAGTGCCTTTGATTTCGGCGTAGGCGGGCAAATGTGCGAAAGGAGAGGCAAAAGTGCCTTTGATTTGGGCGTAAGCGGCTAAATGTGCGAGATGAGAGGCAAAAATGCCTTTGAATTGGGGTAAGTTGGCCGAATGTGCGAAATGAGAGGCAGAAGTGCCCTTGATTCCGGCGTAGGCGGGTGAATACGCGAAATGAGAGGCAAAAGTGCCTTTGGTTTCGGCGCAGGTGGGTGAATACGCGAAATGAGAGGCAAAAGTGCCTTTGGTTTCGGCGCAGGTGGCCAAATATGCGAAATGAGAGGCAAAAATGCCTTTGATTCCCGCGCAGGCGGCCGAATGTGCGAAATGAGAGGCAAAAATGCCTTTGGTTTCGGCGCAGGCGGCCAAATGTGCGAAATGAGAGGCAAAAGTGCCTCTGATTCCGGCGTAGGCGGTTGAATGCGCGAAATGAGAGGCAAAAGTGCCCTTGATTTCGGCGCAGGCGGCTAAATGTGCGAAATGAGAGGCAAAAGTGCCTTTGATTTCGGCGTAGGCGGCCAAATGTGCGAAATGAGAGGCAAAAGTGCCTTTGATTTGAGCGTTGGCGGCTAAATGTGCGAAATGAGAGGCAAAGGTGCCTTTGATTCCGGCTCAATCCGTGCCAATCCCATCAGCATCGCCTCCCATGCACACAAAAAAGCGGATACCCCCACAAAGGGGAGTATCCGCTCACAACCTACAAAGTAAACCCTATGCTTCCATCTTCTGCGCCGTGTAAAGCCGGTGGTAAAGGCCCTTGCGTGCAAGCAGCTCCTCATGCGAGCCGCTTTCGGCGATGCCTTTGTTAGACACGTACATAATGCGGTCGCAGTTTTTCACGGTCGACAGCCGGTGCGCGATGATAAAGGAGGTACGGCCCTTGAGCAGCTCGTTCAGTCCCTTTTGCAGCAGCCGCTCGGTCTTGGCATCGATCGAGGAGGTTGCCTCATCCAGGATGAGAATGCGCGGGTCAGCCAGCAGCGTTCTGGCGAACGAGATCAGCTGGCGCTGTCCCTGCGAGAGCTTGGAGCCGCGCTCGTTGACCTCGGTCATGTAGCCCTGCTCGAACTCGCGGATGAATTCATCGGCGCAGACGGTTTTGGCTGCGGCGATTACTTCCTCCTCGGTGGCATCGAGCTTACCGTAACGGATGTTGTCGAGGATCGTCCCCGAGAAAATAAAGCTGTCCTGCAGCATGATGCCCATCTGGCTGCGCAGCGACTTCATGGTCACCCCGGCAATGTCCTCGCCGTCGATCAGAATCCGGCCGCCGGTTAGATTGTAGAAGCGGGAGATCAGATTGACGACGGTGGTTTTACCGGCACCGGTCGGTCCGACCAGAGCCACGCTTTCGCCGGCCTTAACGTCAAAGGAAATGTTCTCCAGAATGTTCAGCCCCGGATCATAGGCGAAGGTAACATCGTCGAAGGTCACCTGCCCGCGGGCAGGAGGCAGCGCCTTTGCACCCGGAACGTCGCTGACCGTAACCGGCTCATCCAGCGTTTCGAAGATCCGCTCCAGATAAGCGACGGCGTTGATGAAGCTGTTGTACAGGTTGGATAAGTTAAGAATCGGCTGCCAGAAGCGGGCTGCGTAGCTGCTCATCGCGAGAATGACCCCGAAGGTCACATCCTGCGGGCTTAGCGTCAGCAGGCCGACCAGATAGATCAGCGTCATAACCGTTGTAGCCAGATTATCGACGGTGAACGGGATTAGCGAGTTATACCGTAAGGCCCGCATCCATTCCGTCCGGAAATTGCCGACGAGCTTAGTGAAGATGCCTTCATTGCGCTGCTCGCGTGAGAACATCTGGGTGACGCCGATCCCGCTGATGCTTTCCTGCAGGTAGGCGTTCAGATTGGAGCTCTTATTGGAGACGGCCTGCCAGGCCCGGCGCTGCTTGTTTTTGATCAGCAGCATGATGCCGAGGAATACAGGCAGTCCGGCCAGCGTAACGAACGAGAGCCGGACATCAACCGCGAACATGAAGGCGGCGATGAAGATCAGGTTCACAATCTCCAGAATAAAGTTGATAATCCCGTTGGACAGAACGTCGGAAACGGCATTGACGTAGTTGACTACCCGGATTAGGATTTTACCCTGCGGACGGTCATCGTAATACTTGAACGGCAGCTCCTGCAGATGCTTGAACAGATCCGTCCGGATGTCAAAAATGATATCCTGCCCAACCTTCGTCATAATCCGAGACCGGATCGTCGCCAGCACAACGCTGACAACAATGGTCAGGAGCATCAGCGCCGACCAGCCGACCAGCGCACCCTTGGCTTTGGCCGGGATGGTCACGTCAACGACATGCTGCATAATCAGCGGTGCGGACAGGGAGATAGCTGCTGACAAAGCGCTCAGAATGAATGCGAGAATCATCGGTTTCTTTTTACGTCTGATATAGATCATGGCCCGCCGGAAATGCTTAATATTAAACGGCGACTCCAGATTCTCATCGACGTCAAATCTATTCCTTGCCACTCTGGCTCACCTGCCTTCCAATACCTTCGTTTTGCAGCATAAATACATCGTAATAGTAACCCCGTTTGGCCAACAGCTCGGCATGGGTGCCTTCTTCAATCAGGCGGCCGCGGTCAATAATCAGAATCCGGTCCGCTTCACAGGTAGTGGATACCCGCTGGGCAATAATGATCTTCGTGCAAGGATAATCCAGCTCACGCAGACTGCGCTGGATGTGCTCCTCTGTCTCCAGATCGACCGCAGAGGTCGTATCATCAAGAATCAGAATCGGCCGGTGCACAGCGAGTGCCCGCGCCAGCGCAATACGCTGCTTCTGCCCGCCGGACAGACCGACGCCGCGCTCACCGACTACCGTATCGTAGCCTTCCGGCATTTTGGTAATAAAGTCGTGGGCTGCAGCCTTCCGGGCATATTCCATCGCATCCTCTTCGGGCAGATCGGGATCGCCGTAAGCAATGTTGCCGTCTATCGTATCCGAGAACAGCAATACATCCTGGGTAGCCATTCCGATATTGCCCCGCAGCTCATCAAGCTCCAGATTGCGTACATCCACGCCGTCCACCAGCACCTTGCCTGAGGTTGCCTCATAGAAACGGGGGATCAGATTGATGATGGTGGTCTTGCCCGCACCGGTTGAACCCATGATAGCGACGGTTTCACCAGGCTCAACAGTAAAGCTGACATCATCAAGGACGAGAGCGCTGTCATATTTAAAACGGACATTCTGGAATTCAATGCGGCCTTCGTACCGGCGCTTCTGCACAGGGTTATGCTCATTGGCAATCGAAGGCTTGGCGTAGTAGATATCGACGATTTTGGACAAGCTCGCAAAAAACCGCTGAATATCATTAATGATAATACCGATATTGCGCATCGGGTTTGAGATCGCCCAGATCAGTGAAGTAAAGGCGGCGAACTCACCGAAGGTAATTCTTCCGTCCATGAGGAACAGGCCGCCGGCCAGCATCAGGATAACGTTGAACGCCTGGGCAAAGCTCTCCAGATACGGGAAATAATCAAGCCAGACGAGTGCAGCCTTTTTGTTGGCCGTTGAATAGTTCACATTCTTGTCTGTAAATTTCTCAATCTCGAATGCCTCGCGGGCGAATGCTTTGACGACACGGTTCCCGGAGATGTTTTCCTGTGTGGTCGTATTCAGCTGGGACAGCCGTTCGCGCAGGTCAATATACATCGGGCGGACGCGTTTAGCAAATATGTAGGCCACAATAAAAATCGGCGGTGCCAGGACCAGCATCCATAAGGTCAATACCGCATCAATGGTAAAGAAGTAAATGACAGCGGCTGCAAAAATCGTCACCGACTCGATAATCGTCTTGAAAATCCACGCCATCGAGTGCCGCACCATATCCAGGTCACCGGTCATTTTGGTCATAAGGTCACCGGTACGGTTGCGGTCGTAGTACTCACGGTCCTGCCCCTGGATTTTGTTGTACAGATAAATACGGATGTTGTACATCATGTTCTGCGAGGAACGCTCATACTGCATCGTTGTCAGATAGGCCAGACCGGTACGCAGCAGCGAAAAGCCGATCATGCCCAGACAGAGTGCTATCAGAAGTCCGCGCTTATCGGTCAGATTCTGGACTGCATTATCGCCGGCTATAAAAGTGTCGACAATGCGCTGACTGATGTACGGGTTGACAATGGTAAGTGCGGAACCCACCACCGAGAGGCAGAGTGCCAGAATATACCTTGCCCGGTTTCCCTGCAGGTTCTGCCACAGCCACTTAAGCTCAAACATTTCATCACCTGTTTCTGTTTGTTCTGTTGTACGTTACCATGTTGAAAACGAATAAATCAGAGTGATTATAACACAATAATTGGCCGATACCCGTTAACAGCAAAATTTGTTGTTACAATCAATTGAACGGGAATAGATGCAACTTTATCATTGCAGAATTCCGGCCTGAACTCCATGTTCAGATTAGTTATACTCAACTTTTACCTTGCATTTTTCAATAAGCTTATCCACTATTTAAAGGGTATAATTACCAAAAATAAATTTCTGCCTGCGCGGCTTGATGAGTGGGGCGGACGGGGGACGATGTTTGTTGGGAGATTGGATCATTCGGAATGTGAATGACGGAGACGAAGAGAAGGTTGCAGGTTTTGGCTTTGCGCTGCATATGTATTACCTGTATCACGGTGATTTTGAGCAGAAGAACATGTTTCTGGCTGCAAAAGATAACGAAGCGCTCGCTATCGCCCATTTGACGTACCATGATACGTTTCACGCAGCCGGGCATGATGATGATCCCTGGTTTATCCGCTATCTCACCGGTGAGATCAGCTTTGCCGGCGGAGACGAGGATGAAGCTGTTAAGGATGCCCTGATGAATACGCTGCTTGCCCGGTCACGGGAGATAAAGGCACAGCATCCGGAGAAACGGATTGTGCTGAATCAGTATGTTGACCCTGACAATCTTGCGGAGCAGAGTTATTTCCTGAAACGCGGCTTTACCGTTTACGAAACCATTGTTGTTTTAAAATATGACCTTACCCGACCGGTTCCCGTGTATCCTCTGCCGGAGGATGTGCAAATCCGCCTCTTTCTGCTGAATAACGATGAGGCCCGGGAAAAGTATCATTCGGCGGAGCAGGCCTCCTTTGACGGGGTAGCCTGGAGTCTCAACCATCTGGCCTGGATGCAGGGCACTCCTGAACTGGTAAACTTCTGTGCCTTCAGCGGGGAACAGTTTCTGGGCAACACCTCCACCTGGAAAATAACCGATGGACACAGCGTCACGGAGAATGTGTTCGTCATTCCGCAGTGGCGCAGCCGGGGGATTGCCCGGAATCTGCTCTGCACCGCACTTGCGTATCTGCAGGAGCAGGGCAAAGCCGTTGCCACCCTCGGCACCTACGGCACCAATAAAAAAGCCATCCGGCTCTACACTCAGCTCGGCTACGAGCTGGACGGCTTCCGGCTGACGCTGGGCTACGAGATTGATTAACCTTCCGGCAGGGAATGAAACGGCAGATAGGGTGAATGTAATGAATATTAAAGAAATGGTTATAGCTGTTGGAAGTCTTCATGACGGGACTATAACGGCAATAGAGCAAGAAACAGGTATATTAACACTCAGAGTTGAGATTGGGTATCTGGCGAGAATGATCGACCCGTCTTATAGCCATTTTATCTATAAGTTTGTTAACTTGCGTGAGTTTTATTATGAAGCATGGGATATGGGCAAAGCTGAACAGGAGAGGGACATTGCAAAGCTGGTATCCATGGAGCTTGAGATTAATGAGGTTATACAAGAGGAAGACTGTATCAAAATAGTTTGTCTGTGTGATCTTCCCAATAATAGTGGAGGTCATCTTTATATTCGTGCTGATGATCTGAACGTATATGACGAAGTCCATAATAATCTATCATTTGAAGAGCTTCACAGAATCACATTAGCTTACTGGCATAAGCTAAGCTAGAACAGCATTAAACAAAGGGACTGCGTCACCCCAAGCGGGTGGAGCAGTCCTAGTTTTATGTCCTAATATAAAAAATCAGTGCGACGAAGAAGCTGCCGCAGCGGAAGAAGCGGCGGCTACGGCAATTGCCGTCTGCTGGGCAATGACGATATTGGTCAGGCTGGTGGAGAGCGCCGAGGCCAAGATGCCGCTTTGCACAGCTTCAATATACTTGTAGGATACCAGGGCGGCGCTGAGCAGCAGCAGCTCCTGCTTGGTGACGGACCAGCTGCCGAAGCCCTTTTGGCTCCGCAGGTAGTCATGGGTATCGGAGATATCCTGAACAAGTGTCTCATCGTCTGCCGGAAGCAGAGACAATATTCCGAGGGAGGAAAGGGTATATTCCCTGTCCATCTTGATACCTCTGCTGCGGAAGGCATCGCGCAGGGCAAGCACACGTGCAGCAGCCCCAGGCGTCTCTCCGCCCAGCGCCAGCACTTGTGTCAGTGCCTGCACACTGTTGCCTGACAGGAATTCCGGCTTCAGCTCGGCGTATAGCTGCTCCATCCGGGCTGCACCGCGCTCCGGCTCGAGATCCGACAGCGCCAGCATGGCGGAGAAGATATAATCATCCTGCCCGGTCAGAAAACGGTGATATTCCTTCATGCTGTCATAGAACTGGCGGGTTCTGTCAGCCATAAGCTGATGCTGGCCGAATGCGGAATGGGCAGCAATCTGGTACGCAGCGGCGACCAGATAATCGGAGGCCCGCAGCTTGCGTTCCTTCAGCAGCTCATAAACAGCCAGAGTATCGGAGAGCTGGGTCTTCCTGTCACCTGACAGTGACAGCAGGGCAGCAATACAGACTGACAAATTGCCCCGGAATGTTGAAAAGAGTCCGGTTGAGCTTTTAATCAGCTCGCTGCTGTCGCGTATGGCGTCAATATCAACCGCTTTATTTTCCACCGTGTACAAAAGAGCAGCCAGACGGTTGATCTGTCCGCTTTTCCAGGCAAACGCCTTCTTGATCTGCTGGTTGTTATCGACGAATAATTCAAGTCTTGCAGTAAACGGTTCGTTCATAAGGAGCTCCTCTCAGATAATCCGGGTATAGTCTCACACTCAATATTTTACTATAATTAACATGTGGATAGCACGAATCTGCCACAGCAGGGAAATTAATGTGAATGGAGACATGAAATAATGAATGAATTACCGAATTGTCCGCAGTGCAGCTCAGTATACACCTACGAGGATGGAACACAGCTGGTGTGTCCGGAGTGCGGGCATGAATGGACTGCCGGGGCAGAGAGCGGGAACAGTGAAGACGTTAAGGTGGTTAAGGATGCCAACGGAAATGTGCTGAATGACGGAGACTCTGTAACGGTAATTAAGGATCTGAAGGTCAAAGGAAGCTCCTCCGTGCTGAAGATCGGCACAAAGGTGAAGAACATCCGGCTGGTGGATGGCGATCATGACATAGATTGCAAAATTGACGGCTTCGGCGCGATGAAGCTGAAATCGGAGTTTGTGCGGAAGGCATAAGGAACCGGAAGACAGAGAGACCAAGCTGCGGAGAAGATGCCGCAGCTTTTTTGAATAGGAGCCGGCAGGATTAGACAATATTTTTGTGATAAACTGGAGTATAAGGGCCCGGCCTAGATAGAAACAGGAGGATGAGGAATGAGCTTTGTTGCTGTCAAAGGAGAATACAAGCGCTACAAGATGGGCGAGACGATGATTATTGCCAACGATGGAATCGATTTTGAGATTAATAAGGGTGAATTTGCGGTCATTGTCGGTCCCAGCGGTGCAGGCAAATCGACCGTGCTGAATATTTTGGGCGGCATGGATTCGGCTGACGAAGGCCAGGTTATTGTGGATGGTACCGATATTGCCAAATTTAACAGCAAGCAGCTGACCGGCTACCGCCGTAATGACGTGGGCTTTGTGTTCCAGTTCTATAATCTGGTGCCCAATCTGACCACACTGGAAAATGTCGAGCTGGCCTCGCAGATTTCCCCGCGTGCGCTGGATGCGCGTAAGGTGCTGGAGGATGTCGGACTCGGGGAACGGCTGAACAATTTCCCGGCCCAGCTGTCCGGCGGGGAGCAGCAGCGTGTTGCGATTGCCCGGGCGCTTGCGAAGCAGCCGAAGCTGCTGCTCTGCGATGAGCCGACAGGCGCGCTGGATTACAACACCGGCAAGCAGGTACTGAAGCTTTTGCAGGATACCTGCCGGAATACCGGAACCACTGTTATCGTCATTACGCATAATCTGGCGATCGCGCCAATGGCCGACCGGGTGATTGAAATCAATAACGCCAAGGTACGGAAGATGGTTGTTAATCCTGCGCCGGTATCCGTTGACGATATCGAATGGTAAGGAGCTGACAACGATGAAGAAACGGGCATTATGGAAGGATATCTTCCGGGAGATCGGGCATACCAAGGCCCGCTTTATCTCGATTTTTGCAATTATTATGCTGGGCGTCTGCTTCTTCTCGGGGATTAAGGCGGCCGGACCCGATATGCTGGATACCGCAGGCACCTTTTTCAAGGAAAAGCGGCTGATGGATTTGAAGGTGCAGAGCACGCTTGGCCTGACCGAAGAGGATATTGGACTGCTGAAGGATGTGCCGGAGATCGGTGAGCTGCAGCCGGGCTACAGCGCGGATGTCTTCGCAGGTGATAACGGAGTGATTCTGAAGGTCATGTCCTACAATCCGGAGCAGCTGCTTAACCGGTACCGCCTGATGGACGGGCGTCTGCCGGAGCAATCCGGGGAGATTATGCTCGATGACCTTCTGGCCGGGGAGTATGCCCTTGGCGATAAGATTGCGTTCAGCGGCAACGGTACAGAGACCGGGCTGTCAGACAGCTTCGGGACACTGGAGTATACGATCGTGGGCTTTGCACGCAGTCCGCAGTTTATTGAGAAAAACAACCGCGGCACCAGCACGATCGGCAAAGGCACGACAGATGCGTTCGCCGTCATTCCAGAAGCGGATTTCAAGCTGCCGGTCTATACCGAAGCGTACCTTTCCTTCAAGGATACTGCCGGGGTTGAGGCTTACAGCGCGGAGTATGAGACGCTGCTGGAGCAGCACACGGAGGCAGTGAAGCAGGCGATGGCGGGCGTGCCGGAGGCGCGGCTCTCTGAGCTGCGCACTGAAGGGGAAGCGGAGCTCGCCAAAGGCCGTGCGGAGCTGGAAGCTGCCGAGCAGCAGCTCGCGCAGGCCGCCGGCCAGCTGACGGAAGAGCAGCGGCAGGCCCAGGCGGGAGCCGGCAGCGAGGCGGCTGAGCAGCTCGAAGCGGCCAGGGAAGAGCTGGCCGAAGGGGAACGCCAGCTGGCGGCGCTTACGCTGCCGAAGATCTATGTCACGGACCGAAATGCGAATCCGGGATATGCCGAATACAAAGACAATGCCGACCGGCTGTCGGCGATTGCCAGTGTGTTTCCGGTATTCTTTTTCCTGATTGCGGCGCTGGTCAGCCTGACAACCATGACACGGATGGTCGAGGAGCACCGGCTGCAGATCGGTACATTGAAGGCGCTGGGCTACGGCAACCGTGACATTATGGCCAAGTTCCTGGTTTATGGAACGCTTGCCAGTCTGGCGGGCTCGGCAGTCGGCTTAGCCGTAGGGTTCACGCTGCTGCCGGCCATTATATTTGATGCCTACAGCTCACTTTACAATCTGCCGGATCTAATTAAGAGCTTCTATCCGTCATTTTCAATTATTTCAATTATTGTAGCTCTGGTGTGCACCACCCTTACGGCCTGGTTTGCTGCACGGGTGGAGCTGCGCGGCAATGCTGCCGTCCTGATGCGTCCCAAGGCGCCCAAGAGCGGCCAGCGGATCATCCTTGAGCGGATCACCTTTGTCTGGAAAAGGCTGAGCTTTGTCCAGAAGGTGACGGCCCGCAATCTGTTCCGCTACAAGCAGCGGATGTTCATGACGGTATTCGGGGTGGCAGGCTGTACGGCGCTGATTCTGACCGGCTTCGGTCTCAAGGATTCGATCGGCAGCATTGCACCCAAGCAGTTCGGCGTCATTATGAAATACGACGCGCTGGTAGCGCTGCATACCGATGCCCCGGCAGAAGCGCAGCAGTCCTATGAGCAGCTGATCGGCAGCGAGGCTGCCATTACCGGAACACTGAAAGTAGCCCAGGAGACGATGACCGCACGGGCCAGCGGTGTTAACGACCAGGATGTAAATCTGTTTGTGCCGGAAGCTGTGGATTCACTGTCCGAATATGTATCGCTGCAGGATCGCAGCACCGGTGAAGCAAAGGAGCTTACGGATGAAGGAGTTATCATCTCAGAGAAGCTGGCCAAGCTGTACGGGCTTGAGGCGGGAGATACCCTGACCCTGGCGGACAGCAAAAATGAGCCGTTCGAGCTTCTGGTCACAGGAATCACCGAGAATTATGTAATGCATTATGCGTATATGACCCCGGCGTACTACACCTCCGTATTCGGGAAGGAGCCGGTGTTCAACACCGCTTTGCTGAACTATAACGCACCGGACAGTGCCTGGGAGGAGCAGTTTGGTGAAAAGCTGACCGCAAGCGCGCACGTAGCCGCCGTCAGCTTCTCGAGCAGCGTCGGGACCGCTTTTGACGATACGATGAAAAGCATGGACGTTGTCACCCTGGTGCTGATTGTGTCTGCGGCGGCGCTGGCCTTTGTTGTCCTTTATAATCTGACCAACATCAACGTGTCCGAACGGATCCGCGAGCTGTCGACCATCAAGGTGCTGGGCTTCTATGATAATGAAGTAACGATGTACATCTACCGGGAAAATATTCTGCTGACCCTGCTCGGCATTGCCGCCGGCTCAGGTCTCGGCATCGTGCTGCACAGCTTCGTCCTGCAGACCGCCGAGCTCGATGCGACGATGTTCGCTCCGGTCATTGAGTGGCCGAGCTATATTTATGCAGCGTTACTTACCATGGTATTCTCAGGCATCGTCATGGCCTTCATGCACATGAAGCTTAAACGGATTCATATGATTGAGGCGCTGAAGTCAGTGGAATAGGCAGTCGGTGGGATAGGCAGTCAGTGGAATAGGCAGTCAGTGGAATAGCATGCTTAAGACCCTTCCGGGATGCCGGGAGGGTCTTTGTGTTGCGGCGGCTTACCGCAGCTTCATATGCAGGATCGGGAACGGGTTGCCCTGTTCATCCAGCTCAGACCGTTCAGTCACATCAAACCCCATATGCTCATAAAAGCCATGCGCCTGGGGGTTCTGTTCATTCACATCGACGCTTTGTACGTTCAGGTGATCAATGGCATGGGTAACAAGCCTTTTGCCTATGCCCTGTCCCATGGCCCCGGGGCTGATGAACAGCATTTCAATTTTGTGGTCCTGCACGCCCATGAAGCCGAGCGGCGCCCCGCTTTCAGCGGTATAGAGGAGCAGCTGGTCAATTCCGCTGAGTCCTTGCAGGACAAGGGGGCGCAGGGCGGCAATGTCTTTTTCGGAGAGAAAAAGATGTGTAGAGCGTACGGACTCTTCCCAGATGTGGAGCAGGTTCTGGAGTAAGGATACGTTGCGGGAAGGGCTGGATAAAGAGTTGATCATCGGAGTACTCCTTTATTTAAAATTCATAGAGAATAAGCTTTGACCGGAAAAGCAGGCAGCTTCGTCAATAAGCTAAGTTTAGTTTAAAGGATAACCATCCCGGTTACATTAAAAGAGTCGAAGGATTTAGTAGTTGTATAGCCCTAGTCACCAACGAGTGGAAATCACAGAGGAGGAATGTACGATGAGCGATCAATTTACGGTTCAAGACCCTACAACACAATATCAGAAGGCCACAGAGGAATTCGAGCAGCAGCAGCCTGCCCCGGGTCTGGAAACAGAGATGGTTCCGAAGCCGGATGACGGTGCGGAAACCTATAAAGGCAGCGGACGGCTGACCGGACGCAAGGCGGTAGTTACCGGAGCGGACAGCGGGATCGGCCGCGCGACAGCGATTGCTTTTGCCCGTGAAGGGGCTGACGTGGTCCTTGCCTATATGCCGGAGGAAGAAGCGGATGCGCGGGAGGTTGTTAAGCTCGTTGAGGAAGCCGGACGTAAGGCCGTAGCCATGCCAGGTGATCTCAAGGATGAGCAGTACTGTGAGCAGCTGATTGCTATTGCGGTAAAAGAGCTTGGCGGCATTGATATTCTGGCGAATATCGCTGGCATGCAGCAGTATGTGACTGACATCGCCGATCTGACGACTGAGCAATTTGATGCTACCTTTAAGACGAATGTGTACTCGCTTTTCTGGCTCTGTAAGGCAGCCATCAAGCACATGAAGCCGGGCAGCACGATCATTAATACCTCTTCGATCCAGGCTTACACGCCTGCACCGATTCTGCTGGATTATGCGACTACAAAGTCGGCGATCAATACCTTCAGTAAATCACTTGCCCAGCAGGTGGCTGAAAAAGGGATCCGCGTCAACGTTGTAGCGCCCGGACCTGTCTGGACTCCGCTGCAGATCAGCGGCGGCCAGCCGGTAGAAGCGCTGAAGGACTTCGGCGCGAAGACACCGCTCGCCCGTCCCGGCCAGCCGGCCGAAATGGCGCCTGCGTACGTGTTCCTGGCCAGCCAGGAATCCAGCTATGTCAGCGGTGAGACGCTGAACGCGAACGGCGGCATGCCTACGCCGTAAGCGATAGGCGTTGCTGAGCGGCTGCCGTGATAGCAATAACCACAGCCTCCCGCTGTAGGCCTGAGC
Proteins encoded:
- a CDS encoding DUF4003 family protein; translated protein: MNEPFTARLELFVDNNQQIKKAFAWKSGQINRLAALLYTVENKAVDIDAIRDSSELIKSSTGLFSTFRGNLSVCIAALLSLSGDRKTQLSDTLAVYELLKERKLRASDYLVAAAYQIAAHSAFGQHQLMADRTRQFYDSMKEYHRFLTGQDDYIFSAMLALSDLEPERGAARMEQLYAELKPEFLSGNSVQALTQVLALGGETPGAAARVLALRDAFRSRGIKMDREYTLSSLGILSLLPADDETLVQDISDTHDYLRSQKGFGSWSVTKQELLLLSAALVSYKYIEAVQSGILASALSTSLTNIVIAQQTAIAVAAASSAAAASSSH
- a CDS encoding zinc ribbon domain-containing protein YjdM; amino-acid sequence: MNELPNCPQCSSVYTYEDGTQLVCPECGHEWTAGAESGNSEDVKVVKDANGNVLNDGDSVTVIKDLKVKGSSSVLKIGTKVKNIRLVDGDHDIDCKIDGFGAMKLKSEFVRKA
- a CDS encoding ABC transporter ATP-binding protein gives rise to the protein MSFVAVKGEYKRYKMGETMIIANDGIDFEINKGEFAVIVGPSGAGKSTVLNILGGMDSADEGQVIVDGTDIAKFNSKQLTGYRRNDVGFVFQFYNLVPNLTTLENVELASQISPRALDARKVLEDVGLGERLNNFPAQLSGGEQQRVAIARALAKQPKLLLCDEPTGALDYNTGKQVLKLLQDTCRNTGTTVIVITHNLAIAPMADRVIEINNAKVRKMVVNPAPVSVDDIEW
- a CDS encoding ABC transporter ATP-binding protein; the protein is MFELKWLWQNLQGNRARYILALCLSVVGSALTIVNPYISQRIVDTFIAGDNAVQNLTDKRGLLIALCLGMIGFSLLRTGLAYLTTMQYERSSQNMMYNIRIYLYNKIQGQDREYYDRNRTGDLMTKMTGDLDMVRHSMAWIFKTIIESVTIFAAAVIYFFTIDAVLTLWMLVLAPPIFIVAYIFAKRVRPMYIDLRERLSQLNTTTQENISGNRVVKAFAREAFEIEKFTDKNVNYSTANKKAALVWLDYFPYLESFAQAFNVILMLAGGLFLMDGRITFGEFAAFTSLIWAISNPMRNIGIIINDIQRFFASLSKIVDIYYAKPSIANEHNPVQKRRYEGRIEFQNVRFKYDSALVLDDVSFTVEPGETVAIMGSTGAGKTTIINLIPRFYEATSGKVLVDGVDVRNLELDELRGNIGMATQDVLLFSDTIDGNIAYGDPDLPEEDAMEYARKAAAHDFITKMPEGYDTVVGERGVGLSGGQKQRIALARALAVHRPILILDDTTSAVDLETEEHIQRSLRELDYPCTKIIIAQRVSTTCEADRILIIDRGRLIEEGTHAELLAKRGYYYDVFMLQNEGIGRQVSQSGKE
- a CDS encoding ABC transporter ATP-binding protein — its product is MARNRFDVDENLESPFNIKHFRRAMIYIRRKKKPMILAFILSALSAAISLSAPLIMQHVVDVTIPAKAKGALVGWSALMLLTIVVSVVLATIRSRIMTKVGQDIIFDIRTDLFKHLQELPFKYYDDRPQGKILIRVVNYVNAVSDVLSNGIINFILEIVNLIFIAAFMFAVDVRLSFVTLAGLPVFLGIMLLIKNKQRRAWQAVSNKSSNLNAYLQESISGIGVTQMFSREQRNEGIFTKLVGNFRTEWMRALRYNSLIPFTVDNLATTVMTLIYLVGLLTLSPQDVTFGVILAMSSYAARFWQPILNLSNLYNSFINAVAYLERIFETLDEPVTVSDVPGAKALPPARGQVTFDDVTFAYDPGLNILENISFDVKAGESVALVGPTGAGKTTVVNLISRFYNLTGGRILIDGEDIAGVTMKSLRSQMGIMLQDSFIFSGTILDNIRYGKLDATEEEVIAAAKTVCADEFIREFEQGYMTEVNERGSKLSQGQRQLISFARTLLADPRILILDEATSSIDAKTERLLQKGLNELLKGRTSFIIAHRLSTVKNCDRIMYVSNKGIAESGSHEELLARKGLYHRLYTAQKMEA
- a CDS encoding GNAT family N-acetyltransferase — its product is MGDWIIRNVNDGDEEKVAGFGFALHMYYLYHGDFEQKNMFLAAKDNEALAIAHLTYHDTFHAAGHDDDPWFIRYLTGEISFAGGDEDEAVKDALMNTLLARSREIKAQHPEKRIVLNQYVDPDNLAEQSYFLKRGFTVYETIVVLKYDLTRPVPVYPLPEDVQIRLFLLNNDEAREKYHSAEQASFDGVAWSLNHLAWMQGTPELVNFCAFSGEQFLGNTSTWKITDGHSVTENVFVIPQWRSRGIARNLLCTALAYLQEQGKAVATLGTYGTNKKAIRLYTQLGYELDGFRLTLGYEID